The following proteins come from a genomic window of Mycobacterium sp. DL:
- a CDS encoding adenylate/guanylate cyclase domain-containing protein — protein sequence MRPRRLLIRYAAGLTSAYVLTVAEVVLIVRSLVGPSVITSANVLTLGVVGVVGTAFVAGGAVLILRPTLTWLRAGLTPTDAQLRTATKMMRRQSAITVAPWAVAAAIQVPLYLDTGPVAVIVIASTMLFGAVATVCTGFLFTIRTLRPVLAAVPAHLTRPAAPGVRARLLLMWTVCTALPGLAIALLLILRSNGWLLDESAPIELALIVLALVAVVLGLRAMILVSMSISDPVNQVIDAMADVEKGHIDRTIEVYEWSEIGRLQSGFNRMVTGLRERDRLRDLFGRHVGEEVARRAVEQNESPAGDERDVAVLFIDLAGSTQLAIVHEPHEVARVLNDFFRIVVAAVDEQHGLINKFQGDAALAVFGAPLRIDGPANAALSTARALASELRRLPVDFGIGVSAGPVFAGNIGAENRYEYTVVGDPVNEAARLADCAKEFDGRALCSGAALEQADPAERTRWVPRGQTALRGRTDVTEIYEPTAGD from the coding sequence GTGAGGCCACGCCGCCTGCTGATCCGTTATGCCGCAGGTCTCACCTCTGCCTATGTGCTCACAGTCGCCGAGGTGGTGCTGATCGTCCGGTCGCTCGTCGGACCCAGTGTGATCACCTCCGCCAACGTCCTCACACTCGGTGTGGTCGGCGTCGTCGGCACCGCTTTCGTCGCCGGGGGCGCGGTCCTGATACTCAGGCCCACGCTCACATGGCTGAGAGCCGGTCTGACGCCGACCGACGCCCAACTTCGCACGGCGACCAAGATGATGCGGCGACAATCGGCGATCACTGTCGCACCCTGGGCGGTCGCCGCCGCCATCCAGGTACCGCTCTACCTCGACACAGGCCCGGTCGCCGTCATCGTCATCGCCTCGACCATGCTGTTCGGTGCCGTCGCCACGGTGTGCACCGGATTCCTCTTCACGATCCGCACCCTGCGCCCGGTGCTCGCCGCGGTGCCCGCCCACCTCACGCGCCCTGCCGCACCGGGGGTACGCGCGCGACTGCTGCTGATGTGGACCGTCTGCACGGCGCTGCCGGGTCTTGCCATCGCTCTGCTGCTGATACTGCGCTCGAACGGCTGGCTGCTGGACGAGTCCGCTCCGATCGAACTGGCCCTCATCGTGCTGGCGCTGGTGGCCGTGGTGCTCGGACTGCGTGCCATGATCCTGGTGTCCATGTCCATCTCCGATCCGGTCAATCAGGTGATCGACGCGATGGCCGACGTCGAGAAGGGGCACATCGACCGCACCATCGAGGTGTACGAGTGGTCCGAGATCGGGCGGCTGCAAAGCGGTTTCAACCGCATGGTGACAGGCCTGCGGGAGCGCGACCGGTTGCGGGATCTGTTCGGGCGCCACGTCGGCGAAGAAGTCGCCCGCCGCGCCGTCGAGCAGAACGAGTCGCCCGCCGGCGACGAACGCGACGTCGCGGTGTTGTTCATCGACCTGGCCGGTTCGACACAACTGGCAATCGTGCACGAACCCCATGAGGTGGCCCGTGTCCTCAACGACTTCTTCCGGATCGTGGTGGCCGCGGTCGACGAGCAGCACGGGCTGATCAACAAATTCCAGGGGGACGCAGCGCTGGCGGTGTTCGGTGCCCCACTGCGCATCGACGGACCCGCCAACGCGGCATTGTCGACAGCACGCGCGCTGGCTTCGGAATTACGCAGGCTGCCGGTGGATTTCGGTATCGGGGTCTCGGCCGGTCCGGTGTTCGCCGGGAACATCGGCGCCGAGAACCGTTACGAATACACGGTGGTCGGAGACCCGGTCAACGAAGCGGCGCGACTGGCCGATTGCGCCAAGGAGTTCGACGGCAGAGCTCTGTGCTCGGGAGCCGCGCTCGAGCAGGCCGACCCCGCCGAGCGGACGCGGTGGGTGCCCCGCGGCCAGACCGCTCTGCGCGGCCGGACCGACGTCACCGAGATCTATGAGCCGACCGCCGGCGACTGA
- a CDS encoding sulfatase-like hydrolase/transferase: protein MSAKKPDIVIVMTDEERAAPPYETDAVRAWRDRTLPGRRWFDEHGVSFVRHYTGSLACVPSRPTIFTGHYPDLHGVTQTDGLGKSHDDSRLRWLRRGEVPTLGNWFRAAGYDTHYDGKWHISHADLIDPATGRALASNDDNGVIDPDAVKRYLDADPLAPYGFSGWVGPEPHGASLSNAGIRRDPLIADRVVAWLEDRYARRRAGDHEALRPFLLVASFVNPHDIVLFPGWARRSPLHPSPLDPPHVPPAPTADEDLSTKPAAQIAFRESYYSGYGPARVIERTYRRNAQQYRDLYYRLHAEVDTPIDRVRRAVTEGGSSDGADDTVLVRTADHGDLLGAHGGLHQKWFNLYDEATRVPFVIARIGSHPTRAGTVTAPTSHVDLVPTLLAAAGVDIAAVSTTLTESFSEVHPLPGRDLMPVVDGAAADEDRAVYLMTRDNVLEGDTGASGAARALKLTANPPAPLRIRIPAHTAANFEGLVVRVDESAAPGAAGHLWKLVRSFDDPGTWTEPGVRHLAADGMGGPVYRNDPLDDQWELYDLTADPVEARNRWNDPELHELRAHLRAQLKYVRTESVPERNAPWPYATRRPPGASSRRSPLRALRARFS, encoded by the coding sequence ATGAGCGCCAAGAAACCGGACATCGTGATCGTGATGACCGACGAGGAGCGTGCGGCGCCGCCTTACGAGACCGATGCGGTCCGCGCCTGGCGTGACCGAACGCTGCCCGGCAGAAGGTGGTTCGACGAGCACGGGGTCAGTTTTGTTCGCCACTACACCGGTTCACTGGCCTGCGTGCCGAGTCGCCCGACGATCTTCACCGGCCACTACCCGGACCTGCACGGTGTCACCCAGACCGACGGCCTCGGCAAGTCCCACGACGACTCCAGGTTGCGCTGGCTGCGCCGTGGCGAGGTCCCCACTCTGGGCAACTGGTTCCGTGCGGCGGGCTACGACACCCACTACGACGGCAAGTGGCACATCTCCCATGCCGACCTGATCGACCCCGCCACCGGCCGGGCACTGGCCAGCAACGACGACAACGGGGTCATCGACCCCGATGCGGTGAAGCGCTACCTGGACGCTGATCCCCTTGCCCCGTATGGGTTTTCGGGGTGGGTCGGCCCGGAGCCACACGGCGCAAGCCTCTCCAACGCCGGCATCCGCCGCGACCCACTGATCGCCGATCGGGTGGTCGCGTGGCTCGAGGACCGCTACGCGCGGCGCCGCGCCGGAGACCACGAGGCACTGCGGCCGTTCCTTCTCGTCGCCAGCTTCGTCAACCCGCACGACATCGTGCTGTTCCCCGGCTGGGCACGCCGCAGTCCGCTGCACCCGTCACCGCTCGATCCGCCCCATGTCCCGCCGGCACCCACTGCGGACGAGGACCTGTCCACAAAACCGGCCGCCCAGATCGCCTTTCGCGAGTCCTACTACTCCGGCTATGGCCCGGCGCGCGTCATCGAGCGGACCTACCGGCGCAATGCTCAGCAATACCGGGACCTCTACTACCGGTTGCACGCCGAGGTCGACACTCCGATCGACCGGGTGCGCCGTGCGGTCACCGAGGGCGGATCTTCCGACGGCGCCGACGACACGGTCCTGGTGCGCACCGCCGACCACGGCGATCTGCTCGGTGCGCATGGCGGACTGCACCAGAAGTGGTTCAACCTCTACGACGAGGCGACCCGGGTGCCGTTCGTCATCGCCAGGATCGGTTCCCACCCGACCCGGGCGGGCACGGTGACCGCGCCGACCTCCCACGTCGACCTGGTGCCCACGCTGCTCGCAGCGGCCGGTGTCGACATCGCTGCGGTGTCGACGACGCTGACCGAGTCGTTCTCCGAAGTGCACCCCCTGCCGGGGCGCGACCTCATGCCGGTCGTCGACGGCGCAGCGGCCGATGAGGATCGCGCTGTCTATCTGATGACCAGGGACAACGTACTCGAAGGTGACACCGGCGCCTCGGGAGCCGCCCGGGCCCTGAAGCTGACAGCCAATCCTCCTGCTCCACTGCGCATCCGGATTCCGGCGCACACCGCGGCCAACTTCGAAGGTCTGGTGGTGCGCGTCGACGAATCGGCCGCGCCCGGTGCCGCGGGACATCTGTGGAAACTGGTCCGGTCATTCGACGACCCCGGCACCTGGACCGAGCCCGGCGTGCGCCATCTCGCCGCCGACGGGATGGGCGGACCGGTGTACCGCAACGACCCGCTCGACGACCAGTGGGAGCTCTACGATCTGACCGCCGACCCCGTCGAAGCACGGAACCGCTGGAATGACCCCGAACTGCACGAGCTACGCGCCCACCTGCGCGCTCAACTCAAATACGTTCGTACGGAATCGGTTCCCGAGCGCAACGCGCCGTGGCCGTACGCGACCCGGCGGCCACCGGGCGCGTCGTCCCGGCGGTCGCCGCTGCGCGCCCTGCGGGCCCGCTTCAGCTGA
- a CDS encoding SRPBCC family protein, whose product MADVSRSRTIAAEPEAIWEVLADFGALSVWADGVDHSCVINSGEDADPLGLTRRVQIGRDTLVETITAFAPPRLLAYDIGGVPRSMSAANRWNLAPDGDRRTTVTLTSTVRMRPRVLRPLLERAGARLVARRSEALLGSLASHCEEKT is encoded by the coding sequence ATGGCCGACGTCAGCCGCTCCCGAACGATCGCAGCCGAACCCGAGGCGATCTGGGAGGTGCTGGCGGACTTCGGCGCGCTCAGCGTATGGGCGGACGGTGTCGACCACTCCTGCGTGATCAACTCCGGCGAGGACGCCGACCCTCTCGGCCTGACCCGTCGGGTACAGATCGGCCGGGACACGCTTGTCGAGACGATCACCGCGTTCGCCCCACCCCGGCTGCTCGCCTACGACATCGGCGGCGTGCCGCGGTCGATGTCGGCGGCGAACCGCTGGAATCTGGCGCCCGACGGGGACCGCCGGACTACCGTGACGCTCACCAGCACCGTGCGGATGAGACCCCGTGTCTTGCGCCCACTGCTCGAGCGTGCCGGCGCACGACTGGTCGCACGGAGATCCGAGGCATTGCTGGGCTCGCTGGCCAGTCACTGTGAGGAGAAGACATGA
- a CDS encoding nuclear transport factor 2 family protein, which yields MSDVDAIREVLVRYATGIDRRDWPLFRTVFTDDCELDYGEIGTWRGVDAVTDFMIAAHEMAGHTMHRITNPVVTVDGDSATARAYVDALIMAQDNGSGVNAAGFYDDVFVRTDVGWRLAKRRFTAVLVRTVGG from the coding sequence ATGTCCGACGTTGACGCCATCCGCGAGGTCCTGGTGCGCTACGCCACCGGTATCGACCGTCGCGACTGGCCATTGTTCCGTACGGTGTTCACCGACGACTGCGAGCTCGACTACGGCGAGATCGGTACCTGGCGAGGTGTGGACGCGGTCACCGACTTCATGATCGCGGCACACGAGATGGCCGGCCACACGATGCACCGGATCACCAATCCGGTGGTTACCGTCGACGGCGACAGCGCCACCGCGCGCGCCTACGTCGACGCGCTGATCATGGCGCAGGACAACGGTTCCGGCGTCAACGCGGCAGGATTTTATGACGATGTCTTCGTCAGAACCGATGTGGGCTGGCGTCTGGCGAAGCGGCGGTTCACCGCGGTACTGGTCCGGACGGTGGGTGGCTGA
- a CDS encoding NAD-dependent epimerase/dehydratase family protein, producing the protein MAATKLVIGASGFLGSHVTGQLVARGDDVRVMIRDTSSTRGIDGLPVDVRRGDVFDTESLRAAMDGCDVVYYCVVDARPWLRDTTPLWRTNVDGLRNVLDAALDADLTRFVFTSSIGTIGRSDGAMADEGTAHNWLDVGGDYIRSRVAAEDMVLRYSAEKGLPAVAMCVANTYGPGDWLPTPHGGLLAAAVGGKLPFYIDGYEAEVVGIEDAAAALILAGERGRTGERYIVSERFMSTREIHQIACDAVGVTPPKRGVPIRVMSAAAHVGSVVARLRGKDTKLTPLNIRLMHIMTPLDHSKAVRELGWQPRPTSESIVAAAHFFRDGSRGTVTAEDLR; encoded by the coding sequence ATGGCGGCAACGAAGCTGGTGATCGGGGCCAGCGGTTTCCTCGGTTCGCACGTCACCGGGCAACTGGTGGCCCGGGGTGACGACGTGCGCGTGATGATCCGCGACACGAGTTCGACGCGCGGCATCGACGGACTTCCCGTCGACGTCCGTCGCGGGGACGTCTTCGACACCGAGTCACTACGCGCCGCGATGGACGGATGCGACGTCGTCTACTACTGCGTCGTCGACGCACGCCCATGGCTGCGCGACACCACGCCGTTGTGGCGGACGAACGTGGACGGTCTGCGCAACGTGCTCGACGCCGCGCTCGACGCGGACCTGACGCGCTTCGTGTTCACCAGTTCGATCGGCACCATCGGCCGCTCGGACGGCGCCATGGCCGACGAGGGCACCGCGCACAACTGGCTCGACGTCGGCGGTGACTACATCCGCTCCCGGGTGGCGGCCGAGGACATGGTGCTGCGGTACAGCGCCGAGAAGGGCCTGCCCGCAGTGGCGATGTGTGTGGCGAACACCTACGGCCCGGGCGACTGGTTGCCGACACCGCACGGGGGTCTGCTCGCCGCTGCGGTCGGTGGCAAGCTGCCGTTCTACATCGACGGGTACGAAGCGGAAGTGGTCGGCATCGAGGACGCCGCAGCGGCGTTGATCCTCGCCGGTGAGCGAGGACGCACCGGCGAACGCTATATCGTCTCGGAGCGATTCATGAGCACCCGCGAGATTCATCAGATCGCTTGTGACGCCGTCGGTGTCACACCTCCGAAGCGCGGGGTGCCGATCAGGGTGATGTCTGCGGCAGCCCACGTCGGCAGCGTGGTCGCGCGCCTGCGGGGTAAGGACACCAAACTGACGCCCCTGAACATCCGCCTGATGCACATCATGACACCACTGGATCACTCCAAGGCCGTCCGCGAACTGGGTTGGCAACCGCGGCCGACATCAGAGTCGATCGTGGCCGCCGCACACTTCTTCCGTGACGGAAGCCGCGGGACCGTAACCGCCGAGGACCTGCGATGA
- a CDS encoding thiolase family protein translates to MGLRGDAAIVGYVELPPERLNKATPAPFTLEQWAELGAAALADSGLPGESVDGIVTSHLGETEIFVPSTVTEYLGVRANFAELVDLGGASAVGMVWRAAAAIELGICDVVLCAIPARYITPTSEKKPKPLVDAVFFGASSNQFGSPQAEFEIPYGNLGQNGPYGQVAQRYASVYGYDERAMAKIVVDQRFNANHTDGAIWKDKPLTIEDVLASPVIADPLHMLEIVMPCVGGAAVVVASADAAARSTNRPVWIKGFGEQVPYKTPTYAEDLLQTPIIRAADTAFDMSGLSRRQMDMVSIYDCYTITVLLSLEDAGFCEKGKGMEFVSQHDLTFRGDFPLNTAGGQLGFGQAGNAGGMHHVCDATRQIMGRAGAAQVADCNRAFVSGNGGILSEQTTLVLEGD, encoded by the coding sequence ATGGGGTTGCGCGGAGATGCCGCGATCGTCGGCTACGTGGAGCTGCCTCCGGAACGGTTGAACAAGGCGACCCCCGCCCCGTTCACGTTGGAGCAGTGGGCTGAACTGGGGGCCGCGGCGCTGGCCGATTCGGGGCTGCCCGGCGAGTCGGTCGACGGCATCGTCACCTCGCATCTGGGCGAGACGGAGATCTTCGTACCGTCGACCGTGACGGAATACCTCGGTGTGCGGGCGAACTTCGCCGAACTGGTCGACCTCGGCGGCGCCAGCGCGGTGGGCATGGTGTGGCGCGCCGCGGCGGCCATCGAGTTGGGAATCTGCGATGTGGTGCTGTGCGCGATTCCGGCGCGCTACATCACACCGACCTCCGAGAAGAAGCCGAAGCCACTGGTGGATGCGGTCTTCTTCGGCGCGTCGAGCAATCAATTCGGTTCCCCGCAAGCAGAGTTCGAGATTCCCTACGGCAACCTCGGGCAGAACGGACCCTACGGTCAAGTCGCCCAACGGTATGCGTCGGTCTATGGCTACGACGAGCGCGCGATGGCCAAGATCGTGGTGGACCAGCGCTTCAACGCCAACCACACCGACGGGGCGATCTGGAAGGACAAACCCCTCACCATCGAGGACGTACTGGCCAGCCCGGTGATCGCTGATCCGCTGCACATGCTCGAGATCGTGATGCCGTGCGTCGGGGGCGCAGCGGTGGTGGTCGCCAGTGCCGATGCCGCAGCGCGGTCGACGAACCGTCCGGTGTGGATCAAGGGCTTCGGGGAGCAGGTGCCCTACAAGACGCCGACGTACGCCGAGGATCTGCTGCAGACGCCGATCATCCGCGCCGCCGACACCGCGTTCGACATGTCGGGGTTGAGTCGCCGGCAGATGGACATGGTCTCGATCTACGACTGCTACACGATCACCGTGCTGCTGAGCCTCGAGGATGCGGGCTTCTGCGAGAAGGGCAAGGGGATGGAGTTCGTCTCCCAGCACGACCTGACGTTCCGCGGTGACTTCCCACTCAACACCGCGGGCGGGCAACTCGGATTCGGTCAGGCGGGCAATGCCGGCGGTATGCACCACGTCTGTGATGCCACCCGTCAGATCATGGGCCGCGCCGGCGCCGCTCAGGTGGCCGACTGCAACCGCGCCTTCGTCTCCGGCAATGGCGGCATCCTTTCCGAACAGACCACTCTCGTACTGGAAGGGGACTGA
- a CDS encoding TetR/AcrR family transcriptional regulator: MATHLTAPRRRSEKSRTAIVVATRELLLERGFDKLSIEAVAARAGVGKQTIYRWWPSRHALVADVILEDADKILRPITPTDDVTSDICAWAVKLAATLTTARGNAMLRILTTAGMEHADTADRLRAGFSAPLHDTVRNRLSAEGFDRAAAQDASDAIVGGIVYAILSEGRSFPRGRAESITRTVLGGIRTT, from the coding sequence ATGGCCACCCACCTCACTGCGCCGCGTCGGCGCAGCGAGAAGTCACGCACGGCCATCGTCGTCGCCACCCGGGAGCTACTGCTGGAACGCGGCTTCGACAAGCTGAGCATCGAGGCGGTGGCGGCCCGTGCCGGCGTCGGGAAGCAGACGATCTACCGCTGGTGGCCCAGCAGGCACGCGCTGGTCGCCGACGTCATCCTCGAAGACGCCGACAAGATCCTGCGACCGATCACCCCGACCGACGACGTCACGAGCGACATCTGCGCGTGGGCGGTGAAACTCGCCGCGACTCTGACGACCGCCCGCGGCAATGCCATGCTGCGGATCCTGACCACCGCCGGCATGGAGCACGCCGACACCGCGGACCGCTTGCGCGCGGGCTTCAGCGCGCCGCTGCACGACACCGTACGGAACCGGCTGTCGGCCGAGGGATTCGACCGGGCGGCCGCTCAGGACGCCTCGGACGCCATCGTCGGTGGCATCGTCTACGCCATCCTCAGTGAGGGCCGGTCATTCCCGCGCGGCCGCGCCGAGTCGATCACCCGTACCGTGCTGGGCGGCATCCGAACGACATGA
- a CDS encoding OB-fold domain-containing protein, with the protein MFQRPMPVKTPTSAPFWDALAEHRVLIQYSPSSQSYVFYPRVRAPRTFADDLEWREISGMGTVYAFTVARRPVGPHFADAVPQLLAIVEWDEGPRFSTELVNVAPDDITVGMRVKPVFCDYPDHDVTMLRYEPAAGEGRG; encoded by the coding sequence ATGTTCCAGCGACCGATGCCGGTCAAAACCCCGACCAGCGCACCGTTCTGGGATGCGCTGGCCGAACATCGGGTGCTCATCCAGTACTCGCCGTCCTCGCAGTCCTACGTGTTCTACCCACGGGTGCGGGCGCCGAGGACGTTCGCCGACGATCTGGAGTGGCGGGAGATCTCCGGTATGGGCACGGTCTACGCCTTCACGGTGGCGCGCCGTCCCGTCGGTCCGCACTTCGCCGACGCCGTGCCCCAACTGCTCGCGATCGTCGAATGGGATGAGGGCCCCCGCTTCTCGACCGAACTGGTCAACGTCGCGCCCGACGACATCACTGTCGGGATGCGGGTCAAGCCGGTCTTCTGCGACTACCCCGACCACGACGTGACGATGCTGCGCTACGAGCCGGCTGCGGGTGAGGGCCGTGGCTGA
- a CDS encoding acyl-CoA dehydrogenase, which translates to MTIGLTPEQQQLADAVGQFAARHAPIEKTRSSFETLAAGELPQWWDDFVVNGFHAVHLPEEVGGQGGTLVDTACVVEAAATALLPGPVLPTVLAGAVVLLADDTTERRAVLGRLAEGASAAVVGPDGNRLRATRSDTGWTVRGESTATLGICSAQVILVAASADDGTVWFTLEPSHPGVGIEALNSTDKTTDVGVLRLNDYVCESDSLLSGIDDERAYCLTVALTASAASGAIRWCVDAVTDHLRTREQFGKPIGTFQALQHQAAMLLVNSELATSSAWDAVRSASEVVSQNRIAAAGAALMAVAPAPDLVLDTLTMFGAIGFTWEHDLHLYWRKATSLAASIGPTPRFARTLGGLTRSESRDVAVKLGDVDAEFRRGVAAVLDEAQTLRNDRPGRQGDYENLASGPQRTLLAEAGLIAPHWPRPWGVNATQLQQLILDEEFAARPELVRPSLGIAEWILPTLISSAPEPIQQKFIPPTQRGELGWCQLFSEPGAGSDLASLTTRATKVDGGWLVNGHKIWTSSAHTADYGAMLARTDPDVAKHRGIGYFIVDMRAQGIELQPIRQATGEAHFNEVFLTDVFVPDELLLGGPTDGWSLAIATMAQERVAISGYVNFDRASILRRLANQEGPEQESALSALGEADAYANAIKVLAVREVIRLLDGQMAGPASSIAKVAMNVMLRRTFKATLELTAPAALVEDPVPPLPPIIEPYFHLPAELIGGGTKEIQLNIIAQMILGLPRN; encoded by the coding sequence ATGACCATCGGACTCACCCCTGAGCAGCAGCAGTTGGCCGACGCCGTCGGCCAGTTCGCGGCACGGCATGCGCCCATCGAGAAGACCCGCAGCTCATTCGAGACGCTCGCTGCAGGCGAACTCCCGCAGTGGTGGGACGACTTCGTCGTCAACGGTTTTCACGCAGTGCACCTTCCCGAGGAAGTCGGGGGACAGGGTGGCACGCTGGTGGACACGGCCTGTGTGGTGGAGGCGGCGGCGACCGCGCTGCTGCCTGGGCCGGTGCTGCCGACCGTGCTGGCCGGCGCGGTGGTGCTGCTGGCCGACGACACGACCGAAAGACGTGCGGTGTTGGGCCGACTCGCCGAGGGGGCGTCGGCAGCAGTGGTCGGCCCCGACGGGAACCGCCTGCGCGCGACACGATCCGACACCGGCTGGACCGTGCGCGGCGAGTCGACGGCCACCCTGGGAATCTGCTCGGCGCAGGTGATCCTGGTCGCCGCGAGCGCCGATGACGGCACTGTGTGGTTCACGCTCGAGCCTTCTCATCCGGGGGTGGGCATCGAGGCGCTCAACAGCACCGACAAGACCACCGACGTCGGGGTGCTGCGGCTGAACGACTATGTGTGCGAATCAGATTCGCTCCTGAGCGGTATCGATGACGAACGCGCTTACTGCCTGACGGTGGCTCTGACTGCCAGCGCCGCCTCCGGTGCCATCCGGTGGTGTGTCGACGCCGTCACCGACCACCTGCGCACCCGCGAACAGTTCGGTAAGCCGATCGGCACGTTCCAGGCACTGCAGCACCAGGCGGCGATGCTGCTGGTGAACAGTGAGCTGGCGACCTCGTCGGCGTGGGATGCCGTCAGGTCGGCGTCGGAAGTGGTGTCGCAGAACCGCATCGCGGCGGCGGGCGCGGCCCTGATGGCGGTGGCCCCCGCGCCCGATCTGGTCCTGGACACGCTCACGATGTTCGGCGCGATCGGCTTCACCTGGGAGCACGACCTGCACCTGTATTGGCGGAAGGCCACCAGCCTCGCCGCCTCGATCGGGCCGACACCGCGGTTCGCCCGGACGCTCGGCGGCCTGACCCGCAGTGAAAGCCGGGATGTGGCAGTCAAACTCGGCGATGTCGACGCAGAGTTCCGGCGCGGCGTGGCTGCCGTTCTCGACGAGGCGCAGACACTGCGCAACGACCGCCCCGGCCGGCAGGGTGACTACGAGAACCTCGCGTCCGGTCCTCAGCGCACCCTCCTGGCCGAAGCCGGCCTGATCGCCCCGCACTGGCCGCGGCCGTGGGGCGTGAACGCCACACAGCTGCAGCAGCTGATCCTGGACGAGGAGTTCGCTGCCCGGCCGGAACTCGTCAGGCCCTCGCTCGGTATCGCCGAATGGATCCTGCCGACGTTGATCAGTTCGGCACCGGAACCCATCCAACAGAAGTTCATCCCGCCGACACAGCGTGGCGAGCTCGGGTGGTGTCAGCTGTTCAGTGAACCCGGAGCCGGCTCGGATCTCGCGTCCCTGACGACCAGGGCCACCAAGGTCGACGGCGGCTGGCTGGTCAACGGCCACAAGATCTGGACCTCCTCGGCGCACACCGCGGACTACGGGGCGATGCTGGCCCGCACCGACCCCGACGTGGCCAAGCACCGCGGTATCGGCTACTTCATCGTCGACATGCGCGCGCAAGGCATCGAGCTGCAGCCGATCCGGCAGGCGACGGGGGAGGCGCACTTCAACGAGGTGTTCCTGACCGACGTGTTCGTCCCCGACGAGCTGTTGCTCGGCGGACCCACCGACGGGTGGAGCCTGGCGATCGCCACGATGGCCCAGGAGCGAGTGGCGATCAGCGGCTACGTCAACTTCGACCGGGCGAGCATCCTGCGTCGGCTCGCCAACCAGGAAGGGCCCGAACAGGAATCGGCATTGTCGGCGCTCGGTGAGGCCGATGCCTACGCCAACGCGATCAAGGTGCTGGCTGTGCGTGAGGTCATCCGGCTCCTCGACGGGCAGATGGCGGGCCCGGCCTCCAGCATCGCCAAGGTCGCGATGAACGTGATGCTCCGCCGAACCTTCAAGGCCACCCTCGAGCTCACCGCGCCGGCGGCGCTGGTCGAGGACCCTGTGCCGCCGTTACCGCCGATCATCGAGCCGTACTTCCACCTGCCCGCCGAGCTGATCGGCGGCGGCACCAAGGAGATCCAGCTCAACATCATCGCCCAGATGATCCTCGGGCTGCCCCGCAACTGA